A region from the Clostridia bacterium genome encodes:
- the hisD gene encoding histidinol dehydrogenase, whose translation MIPRMTPAEYMQRRAAALSLQLPDVTEIVSEVRRDGDAALVRLAAKYDGADLTAIGVEVARSEMEQAFTCADRNLLRSIEHAADNVRDYHSKQVGQSWECTSSDGARLGYRLEPIERVGIYVPGGTAPYPSTVVMTAVPAKVAGVREVIMCTPPGRSGAVNQLILAAAVLCGVSRVFRAGGAGAIAAMAYGAGCVPRVDKIVGPGNAFVTAAKRLVWGDVGIDMLAGPSEVLIIADSSANPALVAADLIAQAEHDPLASAVLVSVSRSLADRVEAEISSQLPLRSRRAVIRESLSRWGAIVEVDSVEDAISLANQASAEHVQIMVDNPRQAASSIRSAGTVFVGEYTPTPIGDYMAGPNHVLPTMGSARHRGSLSAGDFLRPINTVECTAESLLVASADAIMLARAEGLDGHAASMEMRASAVQNAGRFGSVLRSAKAVSLMQQAQPAHRVQSVQQVISPIVVKLDANESPLDIPEALKADIVREITKMPFNRYPCADLEQDVANAFASEADVDADRVTLGAGSDEIIQMTMLALRPRIDHVTIMPPTFTVYRRIAEAVGLPVHEIPLSEGPSGGFGIDMDALERELRCDDALVFICNPNNPTGDLFTRGIREIVACARAYVVVDEAYHEFCGDTLITEVPGRSGRLMITRTLSKAFGLAGLRAGFAVAGPLMTQLLQSVRLPYNCSTLSLVAARQALARPDLKRSAVNLILKERAHVAAGLSELGLSHGALNANFLFVRCPVPGDEIRRRLMEREVLVRCIEDAPDFFRVTIGAPWENSTFLNALGAVLEEVEVR comes from the coding sequence ATGATCCCGCGCATGACGCCTGCTGAGTACATGCAGCGTCGGGCAGCGGCGCTCAGCCTGCAGCTGCCTGATGTGACCGAGATCGTGTCGGAGGTCAGGCGCGATGGAGACGCCGCCCTCGTGCGTCTCGCCGCGAAGTACGATGGTGCTGATCTTACCGCCATCGGTGTTGAGGTTGCTCGGTCAGAAATGGAGCAGGCGTTCACCTGCGCCGACAGGAACCTTCTACGCTCGATAGAGCATGCAGCCGACAATGTGCGGGATTACCACTCGAAGCAAGTCGGCCAAAGCTGGGAATGCACCTCCTCGGATGGAGCGAGGCTCGGTTACAGGCTCGAGCCAATCGAGAGGGTGGGAATATACGTACCCGGAGGAACCGCTCCCTACCCTTCTACCGTCGTCATGACTGCAGTTCCCGCCAAAGTGGCGGGTGTGAGAGAGGTCATCATGTGCACACCCCCTGGGCGAAGCGGCGCAGTGAACCAGCTGATCCTGGCAGCCGCCGTGCTGTGCGGCGTCAGCCGAGTCTTCAGGGCCGGCGGCGCAGGTGCAATCGCGGCCATGGCCTACGGCGCTGGCTGCGTTCCGAGGGTCGACAAGATCGTTGGACCTGGCAACGCGTTTGTCACCGCCGCCAAACGCCTTGTATGGGGTGATGTGGGCATCGACATGCTCGCGGGGCCCAGCGAGGTGCTAATCATCGCCGATTCATCTGCGAATCCCGCCCTGGTGGCGGCGGATCTGATAGCCCAGGCGGAACATGATCCGCTCGCCTCCGCTGTCCTCGTCTCTGTCTCGCGGTCTCTGGCGGACCGTGTCGAAGCGGAGATCTCGTCTCAGCTTCCCCTCAGGTCGCGACGCGCGGTGATCCGCGAGTCGCTATCCCGATGGGGCGCCATCGTAGAGGTGGATTCAGTGGAAGATGCGATCTCCCTCGCCAATCAGGCATCAGCTGAGCATGTTCAGATAATGGTGGATAACCCGCGGCAGGCAGCGTCGTCCATTAGATCCGCCGGGACCGTATTCGTAGGCGAATACACTCCTACACCGATTGGCGACTATATGGCCGGCCCGAATCACGTCCTCCCAACAATGGGCTCTGCTAGGCATCGGGGTTCGCTGAGCGCTGGCGATTTCCTGAGGCCGATCAATACGGTGGAATGCACGGCGGAGTCACTGCTCGTCGCAAGTGCAGACGCCATCATGCTGGCGCGAGCCGAGGGGCTCGACGGGCACGCAGCATCAATGGAGATGCGCGCCTCGGCAGTGCAGAACGCGGGCAGATTCGGCTCGGTGCTCAGATCGGCGAAGGCCGTAAGCCTGATGCAACAGGCGCAACCAGCACACCGGGTGCAATCGGTGCAACAGGTGATCTCCCCGATCGTGGTCAAGCTCGATGCCAATGAGAGCCCCCTGGATATCCCGGAGGCGCTCAAGGCCGACATCGTCCGAGAGATCACGAAGATGCCATTCAACCGATATCCATGTGCTGACTTGGAGCAGGATGTGGCTAACGCTTTCGCGTCAGAGGCTGATGTCGATGCGGACCGGGTGACACTCGGCGCCGGCTCCGACGAGATCATACAAATGACGATGCTGGCCCTGAGGCCGCGCATCGATCATGTAACGATCATGCCGCCCACCTTCACCGTGTATCGCAGGATCGCCGAGGCCGTCGGCCTGCCGGTGCACGAAATTCCCCTGTCGGAAGGTCCCTCTGGGGGGTTCGGCATCGACATGGACGCTCTGGAGCGCGAGCTTCGGTGTGACGACGCCCTGGTGTTCATATGCAATCCGAACAACCCCACAGGCGACCTGTTCACCCGGGGAATCCGGGAGATCGTCGCCTGCGCGCGGGCGTATGTGGTCGTGGATGAGGCCTACCACGAGTTCTGCGGCGACACGCTCATCACAGAAGTGCCAGGGCGTTCCGGCAGGCTCATGATCACCAGGACCTTGTCGAAGGCGTTCGGCTTAGCCGGGCTGCGGGCAGGATTCGCCGTGGCGGGCCCCTTGATGACTCAGCTTCTGCAGAGTGTGAGGCTGCCATACAACTGCAGCACACTCTCTCTTGTAGCAGCACGGCAGGCGCTCGCGAGGCCTGACCTTAAGCGGTCCGCTGTGAATCTGATCCTGAAGGAGCGAGCCCACGTCGCCGCGGGCCTCTCAGAGCTCGGACTGTCCCACGGTGCACTGAACGCCAATTTCCTGTTTGTTCGATGCCCCGTTCCCGGCGATGAAATCAGGCGAAGGCTCATGGAACGCGAGGTCCTGGTCAGGTGCATTGAGGACGCCCCCGACTTCTTCAGGGTCACCATAGGCGCTCCGTGGGAGAACAGCACGTTTCTGAACGCCCTCGGTGCAGTGCTTGAGGAGGTGGAGGTTCGATGA
- a CDS encoding YerC/YecD family TrpR-related protein, whose protein sequence is MSPNSRIVDERSAVLFQAILTLGSVDECHRFFEDLCTVSEIESLSSRFELARMIDSGLTYTDISQKTGASSATISRVKRFLHYGADGYRLVLDRMKDRGLLCPDSSRPAPNSHTTS, encoded by the coding sequence ATGAGTCCGAACAGCAGAATCGTAGACGAGCGAAGTGCCGTTCTATTCCAGGCGATCCTTACACTCGGCAGTGTTGACGAGTGTCACAGGTTCTTCGAGGATCTGTGCACCGTCTCGGAGATAGAATCGTTGTCATCCCGCTTTGAGCTGGCCAGGATGATCGACTCCGGCCTTACCTACACCGACATCTCCCAGAAGACGGGCGCAAGTTCGGCTACTATCAGCCGCGTGAAGCGCTTCCTCCATTACGGCGCCGACGGGTACCGGTTGGTGCTCGACAGGATGAAGGACCGAGGTCTCCTGTGTCCGGACTCGTCGAGGCCCGCGCCAAACTCGCACACGACGTCTTGA
- the hisG gene encoding ATP phosphoribosyltransferase yields MSAQVTFALPSGRMLDDCLHALARAGFECDIAEGTRKLMFESGPARYILARPGDVPVYVSHGAADFGIVGKDVLDEDCPDVYELLDLGFGAARFALAAPEPVAAELYRRVSEKRAGLCSPPSRPLRVATKFPRVAYTYFRGIGIPAEIITLRGALELAPQAGLADAIIDIVSTGRTLRENGLSEIESISATTARLIANRASMGLWPEGARAVVSAFETNQDGSVGE; encoded by the coding sequence ATGAGCGCCCAGGTCACCTTTGCGCTTCCATCAGGGCGTATGCTGGATGACTGCCTCCATGCGCTTGCCAGGGCGGGGTTTGAATGCGATATCGCCGAGGGAACACGAAAACTCATGTTCGAATCAGGTCCGGCCAGATACATACTGGCCAGGCCTGGAGATGTGCCGGTGTACGTCAGTCACGGTGCGGCGGATTTCGGAATCGTGGGAAAAGATGTACTCGACGAGGACTGCCCAGACGTGTATGAGCTGCTCGACCTGGGTTTCGGGGCAGCTCGGTTCGCACTGGCAGCTCCTGAGCCCGTTGCTGCGGAGCTATATCGCCGCGTGAGCGAGAAACGGGCCGGCCTGTGCAGCCCGCCTTCACGTCCGCTCCGGGTGGCCACCAAGTTCCCTCGCGTGGCATACACCTATTTCCGCGGGATTGGAATCCCAGCCGAGATAATCACATTGCGGGGAGCACTCGAACTCGCTCCCCAGGCCGGGCTCGCAGATGCCATAATCGATATCGTCTCAACGGGACGCACCCTCCGGGAGAACGGACTCTCCGAAATCGAGTCCATCAGCGCCACAACAGCCAGGCTGATAGCAAACCGCGCCAGCATGGGCCTGTGGCCAGAGGGTGCGCGAGCAGTAGTGTCGGCGTTTGAGACCAATCAGGATGGGAGTGTTGGGGAATGA
- a CDS encoding PD-(D/E)XK nuclease family protein — protein sequence MGCSPYLSRVAEAVESGRHREVALVMPSALLAARARAELLHMLPSQTGFGIPIYEFDQFVLRLVARAGSRLAVRRRGLGDFQQEIVVGRLLVRAAEAGRLKRFGNAAMRPGLARAICSLIDEMKMALATPDSLQRALPGQSPRAPMQIDFVEVWRDYESFLARAGCGRSEDGCLDLVHALEQDPCWVLGDLKSVWFEHLANPTPASALVVKSIAHAVDECEVNLPYECSRQEVSSAVSRARVLLGDVQVVAKPAGAYLKERSSLRIITAPGPSQEAREAAREIKALICREGFRPADICVVTADSREFRPEFLAALSEFEVPCSTRDARPLASSPLVADCLALAEAMTAQRSGFDLVALFSSPYVGLGPSAGADLLRSLGVRGLSLPLARWKARLSSSPGCDQAAEYWSCLSRAWSGRGEGDSLRRHVQDFRSILSELGMPRALFSRDNLAFAVQAWAAWSGFDTALSRIEEASEVLGEAEGGATWADFVTILSSEIGRDAFMLERGDSAGVAVTDWSSMAGLSFPVVFLCGMLEGVFPRRMRRPWIFTEADMAHLADRGIDAPAPGRFAENERFLFRMGVGAAEKRLYITYPSSSSDGAAVRRSFFVDELLEEAGVAHDMEGAVSRRLSPADLFPEEWELTASQRELELCALWRLARGMSDPGVEAWAATRPEDLKLAMVWFSRRKRADALEFTEYDGRLCEQALLSWHSSEWGLDRVWPVSGFDDYGRCPFLFFCRRILALKAPDGAEPELPAMEGGTARHEILRRFFQGLKGTVDSERGEEYADTIRGITADVFAGINRENTAAPPGAWKAYEDAIADQMARVARAEAKFAEDTGGMWSPAYLEWGFGPGSFDRPADSSVEAPLMLTAAGPLVSGRIDRIDRGPDGALALYDYKTDHCPEGRDVASMVNMQMAIYMLAASEFLASKEGKVAGGSYYSIASADVKSGLWIRDFADFLRAGRKGHGRLDEQSLHEFLCSARERAFEIARAVASGQFLVYPSSCGLDRCPYIRICRYDRDVAFAKVGRAPDADECGRGAHDSEQETPFGGDAQ from the coding sequence ATGGGTTGCTCGCCATATCTCAGTCGGGTAGCGGAGGCAGTCGAGAGCGGACGGCATCGGGAGGTCGCGCTGGTAATGCCCTCGGCCCTGCTAGCCGCGCGAGCCCGTGCTGAGCTGCTGCATATGCTTCCGTCGCAGACCGGCTTCGGAATCCCGATCTACGAGTTCGATCAGTTCGTGCTGAGGCTCGTCGCCCGCGCGGGCAGTCGACTGGCCGTTCGGAGGAGGGGCCTCGGCGATTTCCAACAGGAGATAGTCGTAGGAAGGCTTCTTGTGAGGGCCGCCGAAGCGGGAAGACTGAAGCGGTTTGGCAATGCGGCGATGAGACCCGGCCTTGCCAGGGCCATCTGTTCGCTGATTGATGAGATGAAGATGGCCCTGGCTACTCCGGATAGCTTGCAGCGGGCCCTGCCTGGCCAGTCGCCTCGTGCTCCCATGCAGATAGACTTCGTAGAGGTGTGGCGGGATTATGAATCGTTCCTGGCCAGGGCAGGATGCGGCCGTTCTGAGGATGGTTGCCTCGATCTGGTGCATGCTCTTGAGCAGGATCCCTGCTGGGTGTTGGGCGACCTGAAATCTGTCTGGTTTGAGCACCTGGCAAATCCCACGCCCGCTTCCGCCCTGGTAGTGAAGTCGATTGCGCATGCAGTGGATGAGTGTGAGGTGAACCTGCCTTACGAATGCAGCAGGCAGGAGGTATCATCGGCGGTGAGCAGGGCCCGTGTTCTCCTTGGAGATGTACAGGTAGTCGCGAAACCGGCAGGCGCCTACCTCAAGGAGCGCAGTTCCCTTCGGATCATCACGGCCCCGGGGCCCTCCCAGGAGGCGCGGGAGGCCGCGAGAGAGATCAAGGCGCTGATATGCCGGGAAGGGTTCCGCCCGGCTGACATATGTGTCGTGACCGCTGATAGTCGAGAATTCCGCCCCGAATTCCTGGCCGCGCTTAGCGAGTTTGAGGTTCCCTGTTCAACGCGGGACGCGAGGCCCCTTGCTTCGTCTCCGCTGGTGGCCGATTGTCTAGCACTGGCCGAGGCCATGACAGCCCAGAGGTCTGGATTCGATCTCGTGGCGTTGTTCTCCAGTCCATATGTGGGGCTCGGCCCTTCCGCAGGGGCTGACCTCCTCCGTTCTCTGGGGGTGAGGGGGCTTTCGCTTCCCCTGGCGCGCTGGAAGGCTCGCCTGTCTTCCTCGCCTGGCTGTGATCAGGCTGCCGAATACTGGTCCTGCCTCAGTCGGGCGTGGAGCGGAAGAGGAGAGGGCGACTCATTGCGCAGGCATGTGCAGGATTTCCGGTCAATCCTCTCGGAGCTTGGCATGCCCCGAGCGTTGTTCTCCCGCGACAATCTGGCCTTCGCGGTTCAGGCTTGGGCCGCTTGGTCCGGATTTGATACTGCGCTAAGCCGCATCGAGGAGGCATCGGAGGTTCTTGGCGAGGCTGAGGGAGGCGCCACCTGGGCGGATTTCGTGACCATCCTCAGTTCTGAAATCGGTCGCGACGCCTTCATGCTTGAGCGAGGCGACTCTGCGGGTGTTGCCGTAACCGATTGGAGCAGTATGGCGGGACTCAGCTTCCCCGTGGTGTTCCTGTGTGGGATGCTCGAGGGCGTGTTCCCGAGAAGGATGAGGCGGCCGTGGATCTTCACTGAGGCCGACATGGCGCATCTGGCGGATCGTGGCATCGATGCTCCGGCGCCAGGCAGGTTCGCGGAGAACGAGAGGTTCCTATTCCGCATGGGGGTGGGAGCGGCCGAGAAGCGGCTGTACATTACGTATCCATCCTCAAGCTCCGACGGTGCAGCCGTGAGGCGCTCGTTCTTTGTGGATGAACTACTGGAAGAGGCCGGGGTGGCGCATGACATGGAAGGCGCCGTCTCGCGGAGGCTCTCTCCCGCGGATCTGTTTCCTGAGGAGTGGGAACTCACGGCGAGCCAGCGAGAGCTTGAACTGTGTGCTCTGTGGAGGCTCGCCCGTGGGATGTCTGATCCTGGGGTGGAGGCATGGGCCGCCACGCGCCCGGAAGATCTGAAGCTCGCCATGGTCTGGTTTTCCAGGCGAAAACGGGCAGATGCGCTGGAGTTCACCGAGTACGATGGACGTCTGTGCGAGCAGGCGCTTCTCTCTTGGCACTCCTCTGAATGGGGCCTCGATAGGGTCTGGCCCGTTAGCGGATTCGATGACTACGGCAGGTGTCCATTCCTTTTCTTCTGCCGGCGTATCCTTGCTTTGAAGGCGCCGGATGGAGCGGAACCCGAGCTTCCGGCGATGGAAGGAGGAACGGCTCGTCACGAGATACTGCGCAGGTTCTTCCAGGGGCTGAAGGGGACGGTCGACTCTGAGCGAGGTGAGGAGTACGCCGACACGATCAGGGGGATCACCGCGGATGTATTCGCTGGGATCAACAGAGAGAATACTGCGGCGCCGCCTGGGGCGTGGAAGGCCTACGAAGACGCAATTGCTGATCAGATGGCCAGAGTAGCCCGGGCTGAGGCCAAGTTCGCCGAGGACACCGGCGGCATGTGGTCACCTGCCTATCTGGAATGGGGCTTCGGGCCGGGCTCTTTCGATCGGCCTGCCGACTCTTCGGTGGAGGCGCCGCTCATGCTCACCGCAGCGGGCCCCCTGGTATCGGGAAGGATCGACAGAATCGACCGCGGACCAGATGGCGCGCTTGCTCTCTATGACTACAAGACCGATCATTGCCCCGAAGGTCGAGACGTGGCGAGCATGGTCAATATGCAGATGGCGATCTACATGCTTGCCGCTTCGGAGTTCCTCGCGTCGAAAGAAGGCAAGGTGGCAGGAGGGTCCTACTACAGCATCGCGTCGGCAGACGTCAAGTCGGGGCTGTGGATCCGGGATTTCGCCGACTTTCTTCGGGCTGGCCGCAAGGGGCATGGGAGACTCGATGAACAGTCGTTGCACGAATTCCTCTGCAGCGCACGGGAACGGGCCTTCGAGATCGCGCGGGCCGTGGCCTCGGGCCAGTTCCTCGTGTATCCTTCGTCCTGCGGACTTGATAGGTGCCCATACATACGTATCTGCAGATACGATCGGGATGTAGCTTTTGCCAAGGTGGGAAGAGCTCCCGACGCGGATGAGTGCGGCCGCGGCGCCCACGATTCGGAGCAGGAAACTCCTTTCGGAGGTGATGCGCAGTGA
- a CDS encoding ATP phosphoribosyltransferase regulatory subunit yields MSCMPYYATDENTALIPSEPAIRRRVESGVASLLAALGHTEVAIPTMQSYDPEAPAPIREMMDAGYKLVGPGAEVVVLRHDLTEAAAAIAQGELASSPRPLKLFYSGTVFRPPHPAEWSIATSPWERGAIETQQLGAEIFGGQGRSTDVAAAVALARCLSITGISDFQIRIGHMGALEAVTDVLELNVPGKVQLGSALLRHDMVAVSRMIAASSVHGSDCELIRNMLFFPSGDSALADAHALARLDQSGRLHEAIRDIHAVLAGLACCDMRDHAVVDLGLVRRLAYYTGTVFEAFTPGCPAPIAGGGRYDGLLRLMGSSEPAVGFAVELDRIVGICTKATAQSRNGGMSR; encoded by the coding sequence ATGAGCTGTATGCCGTACTACGCCACAGACGAGAACACCGCGCTGATCCCCTCTGAGCCTGCTATTCGGAGACGCGTCGAGTCAGGAGTCGCTTCTCTCCTGGCAGCACTGGGTCACACAGAGGTGGCCATCCCAACAATGCAGTCCTATGACCCTGAAGCTCCGGCGCCAATCAGAGAGATGATGGATGCAGGGTACAAGCTGGTCGGCCCAGGAGCGGAGGTTGTCGTGTTGCGCCACGACCTAACCGAGGCTGCGGCCGCGATCGCCCAGGGCGAACTGGCTTCATCTCCCCGCCCTCTCAAGCTCTTCTACTCTGGAACGGTTTTTCGGCCTCCGCATCCCGCTGAGTGGAGCATCGCCACTTCTCCATGGGAGCGCGGCGCCATTGAAACTCAACAGCTTGGGGCCGAGATCTTCGGCGGCCAGGGACGTTCCACTGACGTCGCCGCTGCAGTCGCCCTAGCGAGGTGCCTGTCGATCACGGGCATCAGCGATTTCCAGATCCGGATCGGGCACATGGGGGCACTCGAGGCGGTCACGGATGTGCTGGAACTGAACGTCCCCGGCAAAGTGCAGCTAGGCTCTGCCCTGCTCAGGCACGACATGGTCGCAGTGTCGCGGATGATCGCCGCCTCTTCTGTGCATGGATCTGACTGCGAGCTCATCCGTAACATGCTGTTCTTTCCTTCTGGCGATTCGGCTCTCGCCGACGCCCATGCGCTGGCGCGCCTCGATCAATCAGGTCGATTGCACGAGGCCATCCGCGACATCCACGCAGTGCTGGCCGGACTGGCCTGCTGCGACATGCGCGACCACGCCGTAGTCGATCTTGGCCTCGTCCGCAGATTGGCCTACTACACCGGAACGGTGTTCGAAGCGTTCACTCCAGGCTGCCCCGCTCCGATAGCTGGAGGCGGGAGGTATGATGGACTGTTGAGGCTGATGGGGTCAAGCGAGCCGGCCGTTGGGTTTGCAGTCGAACTGGACCGAATCGTGGGTATATGCACCAAAGCCACGGCGCAGTCGCGGAACGGAGGGATGTCCAGATGA